The Amblyomma americanum isolate KBUSLIRL-KWMA chromosome 5, ASM5285725v1, whole genome shotgun sequence genome window below encodes:
- the LOC144133691 gene encoding uncharacterized protein LOC144133691, producing the protein MTERRLQGSLSATKPTNPSRGASTTCAEVPGGASQVPHVSSPVECSSTGEAIGVDDKGQASDLHSTARYNCAANQYQNSAPTKASQQPAAPSQPVTCSGAIRQRDPAVFSGHSDQDVEDWLESYKRVSRHNNWDDRVKLTNVIFYLSGVANLWFRNHEADIPTWAVVKSTLSEVFGRPAVRKLRAEQSLRVRAQHTDETFTRYIEDVVDLCKRVDLAMSEVDKIKHIMKGIDGNAFQMLLAKTPTTVASVYTLCQSFDELRKQRLCARRPPPPAEVSGLDINPDLLATIKDFVRDEVARQPSLLSRQHQSPPALSAEIRHAITREVADALPTLRQPASLAPQAPIPPTPVAAPLSYGPPIAVPPAPAPLTPHLSPTFRTTTPGDLS; encoded by the exons ATGACTGAGAGGAGGCTTCAAGGCTCTTTGTCAGCTACGAAGCCTACGAATCCCAGTCGAGGTGCAAGCACCACCTGTGCCGAGGTGCCAGGTGGAGCCTCACAGGTGCCGCACGTGAGCAGCCCTGTTGAGTGCTCTTCCACGGGGGAAG CCATTGGCGTGGATGACAAAGGGCAAGCTAGTGACCTGCACAGCACTGCCCGTTATAACTGCGCGGCCAACCAGTACCAGAACAGTG CACCGACCAAGGCaagtcaacagcccgccgccccgtcgcagccagtcacctgctccggtgccatccggcagcgggaccccgcTGTTTTCAGTGGCCACAGCGACCaagatgtggaagattggctggaatccTACAAACGGGTGAGCCGtcataacaactgggacgaccgcgtcaagcttaccaatgtcatcttctacctcagcggtgtcgcgaacctctggttccgcaaccacgaggccgacatccCTACTTGGGCCGTTGTTAAGAGCACACTTtcggaggttttcggccgtcccgccgtgcgcaaactgcgcgctgagcaaagcttgcgcgtccgagctcagcacacggacgaGACTTTCACCAGGTACATTGAAGATGTAgttgacctctgcaagcgtgttgatctgGCTATGTCAGAGGTTGACAAGATAAAGCACATTATGAAGGGTATCGACGGCAATGcttttcagatgttgttggcgaaGACTCCCACCACCGTTGCCTCGGTGTATACCCTGTGCcaaagtttcgacgagttgcgcaagcaacgtctttgcgctcgtcggcctccccCGCCTGCCGAGGTCTCCGGCCTGGACATCAACCCCGATTTACTAGCAACGATCAAAGACTTCGTAAGGGACGAGGTCGCCCGGCAGCcctcgctcctatctcgccaacaccAGTCACCGCCcgccctcagcgctgagatccggcacgccatcacgcggGAGGTCGCCGATGCACTCCCTACTCTTCGGCAACCAGCTTCCTTGGCTCCACAGGCTCCGATCCCGCCAACCCCTGTTGCTGCcccgttgagctacggtcctccaaTTGCCGTGCCACCTGCCCCCGctcctctcac ACCGCACCTTTCGCCCACCTTTCGGACCACCACCCCAGGGGATCTCTCCTGA